The Streptomyces camelliae genome window below encodes:
- a CDS encoding GntR family transcriptional regulator, whose product MDLDRSKPVWPQVADELRRRIDAGAYVPGARFPAVVDLATELDVAPSTIQKAVAALREEGRLYTVLGQGSFVAEK is encoded by the coding sequence ATGGATCTTGACCGCAGCAAGCCTGTATGGCCTCAGGTCGCGGACGAACTGCGCCGCCGTATCGACGCCGGCGCGTACGTTCCGGGGGCGCGGTTCCCCGCTGTCGTGGATCTTGCGACAGAGCTGGACGTTGCCCCGTCCACGATCCAGAAGGCCGTGGCCGCCCTACGTGAAGAGGGCAGGCTCTACACCGTCCTGGGCCAAGGTTCGTTCGTCGCGGAGAAGTGA